A single region of the Grus americana isolate bGruAme1 chromosome 3, bGruAme1.mat, whole genome shotgun sequence genome encodes:
- the FOXA2 gene encoding hepatocyte nuclear factor 3-beta isoform X2: MLGAVKMEGHEHTDWSNYYGEPESYSSVSNMNAGLGMNSMNTYMTMSAMSTTANMTAATSMNMSYANTGMSPSLTGMSPGAGAMPGMGSAGVAGMGAHLSPSMSPMGGQAGSMNALAPYTNMNSMSPIYGQSNLNRSRDPKTYRRSYTHAKPPYSYISLITMAIQQSPNKMLTLSEIYQWIMDLFPFYRQNQQRWQNSIRHSLSFNDCFLKVPRSPDKPGKGSFWTLHPDSGNMFENGCYLRRQKRFKCEKQLAAKDSGGAGSGAGGGGKKGPGQPPSQPLGEGSSSGGSEGSAGAESPASASPCQDHKRTLADLKGTPGLSPGEPAASPAQHLLAPPHAGLPHDAHLKPEHHYAFNHPFSINNLMSSSEQQHHHPHHHHHHHHKMDLKAYEQVMHYSGYASPMPGSLAMGPVTNKNGLESSPLAGETSYYQGVYSRPIMNSS; this comes from the exons ATGCTGGGAGCGGTGAAAATGGAAGGCCATGAGCACACGGACTGGAGCAACTACTACGGGGAGCCCGAG AGCTATTCCTCAGTGAGCAACATGAACGCGGGGCTGGGCATGAACAGCATGAACACGTACATGACCATGTCGGCCATGAGCACCACGGCCAACATGACGGCTGCCACCTCCATGAACATGTCCTACGCCAACACGGGCATGAGCCCCTCGCTCACCGGCATGTCCCCAGGCGCAGGGGCCATGCCCGGCATGGGCTCGGCCGGCGTGGCAGGGATGGGTGCCCACCTGAGCCCCAGCATGAGCCCCATGGGGGGCCAAGCGGGCTCCATGAACGCCCTGGCCCCCTACACCAACATGAACTCCATGAGCCCCATCTACGGGCAATCCAACCTCAACCGCTCGCGGGACCCCAAGACCTACCGGCGGAGCTACACGCACGCCAAGCCGCCCTACTCCTACATCTCCCTCATCACCATGGCCATCCAGCAGTCGCCCAACAAGATGCTGACGCTGAGCGAGATCTACCAGTGGATCATGGACCTCTTCCCCTTCTACCGCCAGAACCAGCAGCGCTGGCAGAACAGCATCCGCCACTCGCTCTCCTTCAACGACTGCTTCCTCAAGGTGCCCCGCTCCCCGGACAAGCCGGGCAAAGGCTCCTTCTGGACGCTGCACCCCGACTCGGGCAACATGTTTGAGAACGGCTGCTACCTGCGCCGCCAGAAGCGCTTCAAGTGCGAGAAGCAGCTGGCCGCCAAGGACAGTGGCGGagcgggcagcggggcgggcggcgggggcaaGAAGgggcccgggcagccccccagccagcccttgGGGGAAGGCAGCTCCTCGGGGGGCTCCGAGGGCTCAGCCGGCGCCGAGTCCCCAGCCAGCGCCTCGCCGTGCCAGGACCACAAGCGCACCCTGGCCGACCTGAAGGGCACgccggggctgagccccggggAGCCGGCAGCCTCGCCGGCCCAGCACCTCCTGGCCCCTCCGCACGCCGGCCTGCCCCACGACGCCCACCTCAAGCCCGAGCACCACTACGCCTTCAACCACCCCTTCTCCATCAACAACCTGATGTCCTCCTCcgagcagcagcaccaccaccctcaccaccaccaccaccaccaccacaaaatgGACCTGAAGGCCTACGAGCAGGTGATGCACTACTCGGGCTACGCCTCGCCCATGCCCGGCAGCCTGGCCATGGGGCCCGTAACGAACAAAAACGGCTTAGAGTCCTCCCCTTTAGCCGGAGAGACTTCTTACTACCAAGGTGTGTATTCCCGGCCCATCATGAACTCCTCCTAA
- the FOXA2 gene encoding hepatocyte nuclear factor 3-beta isoform X1: MHSTSSMLGAVKMEGHEHTDWSNYYGEPESYSSVSNMNAGLGMNSMNTYMTMSAMSTTANMTAATSMNMSYANTGMSPSLTGMSPGAGAMPGMGSAGVAGMGAHLSPSMSPMGGQAGSMNALAPYTNMNSMSPIYGQSNLNRSRDPKTYRRSYTHAKPPYSYISLITMAIQQSPNKMLTLSEIYQWIMDLFPFYRQNQQRWQNSIRHSLSFNDCFLKVPRSPDKPGKGSFWTLHPDSGNMFENGCYLRRQKRFKCEKQLAAKDSGGAGSGAGGGGKKGPGQPPSQPLGEGSSSGGSEGSAGAESPASASPCQDHKRTLADLKGTPGLSPGEPAASPAQHLLAPPHAGLPHDAHLKPEHHYAFNHPFSINNLMSSSEQQHHHPHHHHHHHHKMDLKAYEQVMHYSGYASPMPGSLAMGPVTNKNGLESSPLAGETSYYQGVYSRPIMNSS, from the exons ATGCACTCCACTTCCAGTATGCTGGGAGCGGTGAAAATGGAAGGCCATGAGCACACGGACTGGAGCAACTACTACGGGGAGCCCGAG AGCTATTCCTCAGTGAGCAACATGAACGCGGGGCTGGGCATGAACAGCATGAACACGTACATGACCATGTCGGCCATGAGCACCACGGCCAACATGACGGCTGCCACCTCCATGAACATGTCCTACGCCAACACGGGCATGAGCCCCTCGCTCACCGGCATGTCCCCAGGCGCAGGGGCCATGCCCGGCATGGGCTCGGCCGGCGTGGCAGGGATGGGTGCCCACCTGAGCCCCAGCATGAGCCCCATGGGGGGCCAAGCGGGCTCCATGAACGCCCTGGCCCCCTACACCAACATGAACTCCATGAGCCCCATCTACGGGCAATCCAACCTCAACCGCTCGCGGGACCCCAAGACCTACCGGCGGAGCTACACGCACGCCAAGCCGCCCTACTCCTACATCTCCCTCATCACCATGGCCATCCAGCAGTCGCCCAACAAGATGCTGACGCTGAGCGAGATCTACCAGTGGATCATGGACCTCTTCCCCTTCTACCGCCAGAACCAGCAGCGCTGGCAGAACAGCATCCGCCACTCGCTCTCCTTCAACGACTGCTTCCTCAAGGTGCCCCGCTCCCCGGACAAGCCGGGCAAAGGCTCCTTCTGGACGCTGCACCCCGACTCGGGCAACATGTTTGAGAACGGCTGCTACCTGCGCCGCCAGAAGCGCTTCAAGTGCGAGAAGCAGCTGGCCGCCAAGGACAGTGGCGGagcgggcagcggggcgggcggcgggggcaaGAAGgggcccgggcagccccccagccagcccttgGGGGAAGGCAGCTCCTCGGGGGGCTCCGAGGGCTCAGCCGGCGCCGAGTCCCCAGCCAGCGCCTCGCCGTGCCAGGACCACAAGCGCACCCTGGCCGACCTGAAGGGCACgccggggctgagccccggggAGCCGGCAGCCTCGCCGGCCCAGCACCTCCTGGCCCCTCCGCACGCCGGCCTGCCCCACGACGCCCACCTCAAGCCCGAGCACCACTACGCCTTCAACCACCCCTTCTCCATCAACAACCTGATGTCCTCCTCcgagcagcagcaccaccaccctcaccaccaccaccaccaccaccacaaaatgGACCTGAAGGCCTACGAGCAGGTGATGCACTACTCGGGCTACGCCTCGCCCATGCCCGGCAGCCTGGCCATGGGGCCCGTAACGAACAAAAACGGCTTAGAGTCCTCCCCTTTAGCCGGAGAGACTTCTTACTACCAAGGTGTGTATTCCCGGCCCATCATGAACTCCTCCTAA